AATACCATCACACCCAAATTATTCCTGAGGGATAATATCACTACGCAAACATCTACACGCTGGCTTGAATCAGCAGACTATCTGCGTGTACAGGAGATCATGCTGGCTTATCTTTTCCCGGGTGTGAAGCAGAAATTAAACATGACGGCTTTGCGGGTATTTGCATCTGTGAATAATGCTGCTATCATCACAGGTTATTCAGGTGCAGATCCTGAGATCAATACCAACCGTCAGGCCAACGTTGCCTTTGGTGTGGATAGCCGCGGTGTACCATTACCACGCACATTTACACTGGGCCTTAGAGCAGGATTCTAATGTTTAAGCTAAAACTTACAATTATGACAACGTTTTCTAAATATATACTTGTACTGGGCCTGTTGCTGGGCAGCGCCTGCTCAAAAGTAGATGAACAGAAGCCCTTTAGTGCTATTGATCCGGCACAGATCTTCAGCGATCCTTCCCGTGTGGAAAAAGCAGCATTGGGTATGTACAATGCATTGCAGAATGCAGAGTTCTTTGGCGGCCGTATCCTCATTTACGCAGATCAGCGTGGCAACGATGTGAACGTAGCTTCCTTCTTTGGTAATGTGGGTTCCTTCAATATGATCTCCGGAGATGCTATTGCCCTGAATGCATGGACAGGCGGTTACCGTACTATTTATGAAGCCAATCTCTTCATGAAAAAACTACAGCAGAATGAAGCCGTAGTAGGCACACCAAAAGCAACGCAGTATTATGGGGAAGCAAAATTCATCAGGGCATTGTGTTATTTCTACCTCGTAAGTTTATATGCACAGCCTTATAACTTCCAGGGAGATGCAGGTCATCCCGGAGTTCCATTGATCCTGGATGCTGCAGAAGATGGTGCACAGGCACTCAGCGCTGCCAACAGGGTAAAAAGGAATACCGTAAAAGAAGTGTATGATCAGATGATCAAAGATCTTACAGAAGCTTCTGCTGCACTTACACCAAACTGGAATGATGCATACTTTAACCGCGCACGTGCAACCAAAGCTGCTGCAGATGGTTTATTGTCCAGGGTATACCTCAACAAAGGAGACTGGACAAACGCCAACGCCAGCGCAGATGCTGTGATTGCTTCTCCACTTGCATTTAAACTGGCAACGGAACCCATAGATAACTGGACCTTCGCTAATATGAATGCTACAGTAGAGAGGATCTTCTCTGTGGCCATGAACAGTGCAGACAATCCCAACACCAATAATGCCATTGGCCAGCACTACAGTCCATTGGGCAGGGGAGATATCTCCGTTAATACAGCAGGTTACTTTGGCATTCCTAATTTCGCACCAACAGATAAACGCAGGAATGCAGCCATGATCCGTACTTCCGGAACATCAACCTATACCGGTAAATATTATCTGAACCCAAGGGAACAATGGGTACCGGTACTGCGGCTCGCAGAAATAAAATTGAACAAAGCAGAAGCCATGGCCAGGCTGGACCCATTGGTAAGTGCAGGTGCACTCACACAGTTAATGGATATCCGCACCATACGTGGCGCATCTGTAATTGTTCCACCGGTATCACAGGCAGAACTGATTACGCTGATCCTGAATGAAAGAAGGATAGAGTTAGCGTTTGAAGGTTTTGGTATGATGGATTTCCTTCGTACCGGCAGAGCTATTCCGGCTCGTCCGCAACACCTGGCACAGGCTGCGGGAACAGATTATGTGATCTTCCCCATCCCGCTGCTGGAAACACAATCAAATAAACAGTTAGCACAGAATAAAGGGTACTAACAAAAAAAGGAGCATCGTAGAGATGCTCCTTTTTTATTATTGTAATACTTCGCTTAGTTTTTGTTCGAGTGCTTTACCTCTCAGGTTAGCCGCAACAATTTTGCCTTGCGGATCTACGAGGATATTGGTAGGGATACCCGTAATAC
This DNA window, taken from Chitinophaga niabensis, encodes the following:
- a CDS encoding RagB/SusD family nutrient uptake outer membrane protein → MTTFSKYILVLGLLLGSACSKVDEQKPFSAIDPAQIFSDPSRVEKAALGMYNALQNAEFFGGRILIYADQRGNDVNVASFFGNVGSFNMISGDAIALNAWTGGYRTIYEANLFMKKLQQNEAVVGTPKATQYYGEAKFIRALCYFYLVSLYAQPYNFQGDAGHPGVPLILDAAEDGAQALSAANRVKRNTVKEVYDQMIKDLTEASAALTPNWNDAYFNRARATKAAADGLLSRVYLNKGDWTNANASADAVIASPLAFKLATEPIDNWTFANMNATVERIFSVAMNSADNPNTNNAIGQHYSPLGRGDISVNTAGYFGIPNFAPTDKRRNAAMIRTSGTSTYTGKYYLNPREQWVPVLRLAEIKLNKAEAMARLDPLVSAGALTQLMDIRTIRGASVIVPPVSQAELITLILNERRIELAFEGFGMMDFLRTGRAIPARPQHLAQAAGTDYVIFPIPLLETQSNKQLAQNKGY